The Bombus terrestris chromosome 4, iyBomTerr1.2, whole genome shotgun sequence genome has a window encoding:
- the LOC100642826 gene encoding protein FAM151B isoform X1 — MKSITTTATSLLFLALIQAAMSASNVSVDVATFFPNIKGNLTKIVWEHAVNSKEKLDNALVSANIMMLEADVTMGILNNMNDNSSRIPIMAHPPAFKSNLSLKNFLDTVIQKNVTKGIKLDFKSIEAFIASKPILEEVRNNTKFPVFLNADIFPGPVNASTTAVVDPKVFVSEAMAFPEYTLSVGWTTRYGTNDNVTEGQYTEQQMQNMTNFLKEQKVTQPITYPVRAGLAANSTKVIKSLMENSSFARNVTLTVWSSEGDKVDAEALSTLIRDIGVKNVYVDVPQDLMNKLHLSGASSVMVASITLAVSVLTGLLSTIL, encoded by the exons AGGCTGCCATGTCCGCCAGCAACGTCTCTGTAGACGTAGCCACTTTCTTTCCAAACATCAAGGGTAATCTCACCAAGATCGTCTGGGAGCATGCCGTCAACAGCAAGGAGAAACTCGACAACGCACTTGTATCAG CCAACATCATGATGCTGGAGGCCGACGTTACGATGGGCATACTGAACAATATGAACGATAATAGCTCACGGATACCGATAATGGCACATCCACCGGCGTTTAAGAGCAACTTGTCGCTAAAAAATTTCCTCGACACGGTGATCCAGAAGAACGTTACCAAGGGCATCAAGCTGGACTTCAAGAGCATCGAAGCCTTCATCGCGAGCAAGCCTATCTTGGAGGAAGTTCGCAATAAC aCTAAATTCCCCGTATTTCTTAACGCGGATATATTCCCTGGACCGGTGAACGCAAGCACCACAGCGGTGGTGGACCCAAAAGTCTTCGTAAGTGAAGCCATGGCGTTTCCAGAGTACACGCTGTCGGTCGGCTGGACCACCAG GTACGGCACCAACGACAATGTCACCGAAGGTCAATACACGGAGCAACAAATGCAAAATATGACCAACTTCCTGAAAGAACAGAAGGTTACTCAGCCGATAACTTATCCTGTAAGAGCTGGTCTAGCCGCGAACAGTACGAAAGTGATCAAGTCGCTGATGGAGAATAGCTCCTTCGCGAGAAACGTAACCCTAACCGTTTGGTCGAGCGAGGGTGACAAGGTCGATGCGGAGGCGTTGTCGACGTTAATACGAGATATCGGTGTGAAAAACGTGTACGTCGACGTACCGCAAGACTTGATGAATAAGCTTCATTTGTCAGGAGCATCGAGCGTTATGGTCGCTTCGATCACGCTCGCGGTTAGTGTTCTGACTGGTCTTCTATCGACGATATTGTGA
- the LOC100642826 gene encoding protein FAM151B isoform X2 translates to MSASNVSVDVATFFPNIKGNLTKIVWEHAVNSKEKLDNALVSANIMMLEADVTMGILNNMNDNSSRIPIMAHPPAFKSNLSLKNFLDTVIQKNVTKGIKLDFKSIEAFIASKPILEEVRNNTKFPVFLNADIFPGPVNASTTAVVDPKVFVSEAMAFPEYTLSVGWTTRYGTNDNVTEGQYTEQQMQNMTNFLKEQKVTQPITYPVRAGLAANSTKVIKSLMENSSFARNVTLTVWSSEGDKVDAEALSTLIRDIGVKNVYVDVPQDLMNKLHLSGASSVMVASITLAVSVLTGLLSTIL, encoded by the exons ATGTCCGCCAGCAACGTCTCTGTAGACGTAGCCACTTTCTTTCCAAACATCAAGGGTAATCTCACCAAGATCGTCTGGGAGCATGCCGTCAACAGCAAGGAGAAACTCGACAACGCACTTGTATCAG CCAACATCATGATGCTGGAGGCCGACGTTACGATGGGCATACTGAACAATATGAACGATAATAGCTCACGGATACCGATAATGGCACATCCACCGGCGTTTAAGAGCAACTTGTCGCTAAAAAATTTCCTCGACACGGTGATCCAGAAGAACGTTACCAAGGGCATCAAGCTGGACTTCAAGAGCATCGAAGCCTTCATCGCGAGCAAGCCTATCTTGGAGGAAGTTCGCAATAAC aCTAAATTCCCCGTATTTCTTAACGCGGATATATTCCCTGGACCGGTGAACGCAAGCACCACAGCGGTGGTGGACCCAAAAGTCTTCGTAAGTGAAGCCATGGCGTTTCCAGAGTACACGCTGTCGGTCGGCTGGACCACCAG GTACGGCACCAACGACAATGTCACCGAAGGTCAATACACGGAGCAACAAATGCAAAATATGACCAACTTCCTGAAAGAACAGAAGGTTACTCAGCCGATAACTTATCCTGTAAGAGCTGGTCTAGCCGCGAACAGTACGAAAGTGATCAAGTCGCTGATGGAGAATAGCTCCTTCGCGAGAAACGTAACCCTAACCGTTTGGTCGAGCGAGGGTGACAAGGTCGATGCGGAGGCGTTGTCGACGTTAATACGAGATATCGGTGTGAAAAACGTGTACGTCGACGTACCGCAAGACTTGATGAATAAGCTTCATTTGTCAGGAGCATCGAGCGTTATGGTCGCTTCGATCACGCTCGCGGTTAGTGTTCTGACTGGTCTTCTATCGACGATATTGTGA